One window of Paroedura picta isolate Pp20150507F chromosome 2, Ppicta_v3.0, whole genome shotgun sequence genomic DNA carries:
- the LRRC4C gene encoding leucine-rich repeat-containing protein 4C encodes MLNKMTLHPQQIMIGPRFNRALFDPLLVVLLALQLLVVAGLVRAQTCPSVCSCSNQFSKVICVRKNLREVPDAISTNTRLLNLHENQIQIIKVNSFKHLRHLEVLQLSRNHIRTIEIGAFNGLANLNTLELFDNRLSTIPNGAFVYLSKLKELWLRNNPIESIPSYAFNRIPSLRRLDLGELKRLSYISEGAFEGLSNLRYLNLAMCNLREIPNLTPLVKLDELDLSGNHLTSIKPGSFQGLMHLQKLWLIQSQIQVIERNAFDNLQSLVEINLAHNNLTLLPHDLFTPLRLERIHLHHNPWNCNCDILWLSWWIKDKAPSNTACCARCNTPPSLKGRYIGELDLNYFTCYAPVIVEPPTDLNVTEGMAAELKCRASTSLTSISWITPNGSVITHGAYRVRISVLSDGTLNFTRVTAQDTGLYTCLVSNSVGNTTASATLNVTAQECITYFSTITVETVEPSQDEARTTEQVWPTPVIEWDTTNATTSLTPQSTRSTEKTFTIPVTDSSNGIPGIDEVMKTTKIIIGCFVAITLMAAVMLVIFYKMRKQHHRQNHHAPTRTVEIINVDDELTGDTPIESHLPMPAIEHEHLNHYNSYKSPFNHTTTVNTINSIHSSVHEPLLIRMNSKDNVQETQI; translated from the coding sequence ATGTTGAACAAGATGACCTTACATCCACAGCAGATAATGATAGGTCCTAGGTTTAACAGGGCCCTATTTGACCCCTTGCTTGTGGTGCTACTGGCTCTTCAACTTCTTGTGGTGGCTGGTTTGGTTAGAGCTCAGACTTGCCCTTCTGTCTGTTCCTGTAGTAACCAATTCAGCAAAGTCATTTGTGTGAGGAAGAATCTGAGAGAAGTCCCTGATGCCATCTCTACCAATACACGGTTATTGAATCTCCATGAGAACCAGATCCAAATCATTAAGGTGAATAGTTTCAAACACCTGAGGCATCTGGAAGTCTTGCAGTTGAGCAGGAACCACATTAGAACAATAGAAATAGGCGCTTTCAATGGTCTGGCTAATCTCAATACTTTGGAACTCTTTGACAATCGTCTCAGCACCATTCCAAATGGGGCTTTTGTATACCTGTCAAAACTAAAGGAGCTTTGGTTGCGAAACAACCCCATTGAGAGTATCCCTTCTTATGCTTTTAATAGAATTCCTTCTCTGCGAAGGTTGGATTTGGGGGAATTAAAAAGGCTTTCATATATCTCAGAAGGTGCCTTTGAAGGTCTGTCCAATTTGAGGTACTTGAACCTTGCTATGTGTAACCTTCGGGAGATCCCTAACCTCACACCACTTGTAAAACTGGATGAGCTAGATCTTTCTGGGAACCACTTAACTTCTATCAAGCCAGGGTCCTTTcaagggttaatgcaccttcagAAACTGTGGCTGATTCAATCCCAGATCCAAGTGATTGAAAGGAATGCCTTTGATAACCTTCAGTCACTAGTAGAGATCAACCTGGCCCATAACAATCTAACATTACTGCCTCATGACCTCTTCACACCTCTCCGTCTAGAAAGGATCCACCTGCATCACAACCCTTGGAATTGCAACTGTGATATCCTGTGGCTCAGCTGGTGGATTAAAGACAAAGCACCCTCCAACACTGCATGCTGTGCCCGTTGCAACACACCTCCTAGCCTGAAAGGAAGGTACATCGGTGAGCTGGACCTGAATTACTTTACGTGCTATGCTCCTGTAATTGTGGAGCCACCCACAGACCTCAACGTCACTGAAGGCATGGCTGCGGAGCTGAAATGCCGAGCATCAACATCCCTGACCTCTATATCTTGGATTACTCCTAATGGGTCTGTTATAACACATGGAGCTTATAGGGTTCGGATTTCTGTGCTTAGTGATGGCACGTTAAATTTTACGAGGGTGACTGCACAAGATACAGGCTTGTACACGTGCTTGGTGAGTAACTCTGTTGGGAATACCACAGCTTCTGCCACACTCAACGTAACTGCACAGGAGTGTATTACTTACTTTTCAACCATCACAGTAGAAACTGTGGAACCTTCTCAGGATGAGGCACGGACCACAGAGCAGGTTTGGCCCACACCAGTCATTGAATGGGATACCACCAATGCAACAACCTCTCTCACCCCACAGAGCACAAGGTCAACAGAAAAAACATTCACCATCCCTGTGACAGATTCAAGCAATGGGATTCCAGGAATAGATGAAGTTATGAAGACTACCAAAATCATAATTGGTTGTTTTGTGGCAATCACTCTCATGGCAGCAGTGATGCTGGTCATTTTCTACAAAATGAGAAAACAGCATCACCGACAAAATCACCACGCTCCAACACGAACTGTAGAGATCATTAATGTGGATGATGAGCTTACAGGTGATACACCTATAGAAAGTCATTTGCCCATGCCAGCAATAGAGCATGAGCACCTAAATCACTATAACTCCTATAAGTCTCCTTTCAACCACACAACAACAGTTAACACAATAAATTCAATACACAGTTCAGTGCATGAACCATTATTGATCCGAATGAACTCAAAAGACAATGTGCAAGAGACtcagatttaa